A window of Spirochaetota bacterium contains these coding sequences:
- a CDS encoding 4Fe-4S dicluster domain-containing protein, which translates to MAEDIFRELQQRLDLYSLGFPATKSNIEIKILKSLFDEKDARLFLEMSPRIEEPAAVAERTGRPADQVAAQLEDMAKRGLLFRVRKGESVKYGAIPFMHGLMEFQITRFNRELSEMLEEYFAQGFHGAIAATDGLFLRTIPVQRSIVPENRVAAYEDAVQILKSADTIAVAECACRKGKKLQDTGCGKPMETCFMFGSMARFYVENGMGRGISADEAIRILTTAQETGLVTQPATAQNPAGMCCCCGDCCGVLGAIKKHPRPAEIVFSNYQARVDADACTGCESCLERCQMDAITMNAGGTAEIGLERCIGCGLCVTACPAEAVSLAVKSGDSYKIPPATSAEQMMTLAKKRGVI; encoded by the coding sequence ATGGCGGAGGACATTTTTCGGGAATTGCAGCAACGCCTGGATTTATATTCGCTGGGGTTTCCGGCGACAAAATCGAACATAGAGATTAAAATACTTAAATCCCTGTTCGACGAAAAAGACGCGCGCCTCTTCCTGGAGATGTCGCCGCGCATAGAGGAGCCGGCCGCGGTGGCGGAGCGGACGGGCAGGCCCGCGGACCAGGTCGCGGCGCAGCTCGAGGATATGGCGAAACGGGGGCTCCTGTTCCGGGTACGCAAGGGCGAGTCCGTCAAGTATGGTGCGATACCCTTCATGCACGGACTCATGGAGTTCCAAATCACGCGTTTCAACCGGGAGCTGAGCGAAATGCTCGAGGAATATTTTGCCCAGGGCTTCCATGGCGCGATCGCGGCAACGGATGGACTGTTCCTGCGCACCATCCCGGTGCAGCGATCGATCGTGCCGGAGAACCGCGTTGCCGCCTACGAGGATGCGGTGCAGATTTTAAAGAGCGCCGATACCATCGCGGTCGCCGAGTGCGCCTGCCGCAAGGGCAAGAAGCTCCAGGATACGGGATGCGGGAAGCCCATGGAGACATGCTTCATGTTCGGCTCCATGGCACGCTTTTATGTCGAGAACGGGATGGGACGCGGTATAAGTGCTGACGAGGCGATACGGATTCTGACCACGGCTCAGGAGACAGGCCTTGTGACGCAGCCCGCAACGGCGCAGAATCCCGCCGGTATGTGCTGCTGCTGCGGCGACTGCTGCGGTGTGCTCGGCGCGATAAAGAAGCATCCCCGCCCGGCGGAGATCGTGTTCTCGAATTACCAGGCACGCGTGGACGCGGATGCGTGCACCGGGTGCGAATCATGCCTTGAGCGATGCCAGATGGACGCGATCACGATGAACGCCGGCGGTACGGCGGAGATCGGCCTGGAGCGCTGCATCGGGTGCGGGCTCTGCGTCACTGCGTGCCCGGCGGAAGCGGTTTCACTTGCAGTGAAATCCGGGGATTCCTACAAAATTCCCCCCGCGACGAGCGCGGAGCAGATGATGACCCTGGCGAAAAAACGCGGGGTGATCTGA
- a CDS encoding dihydrodipicolinate synthase family protein — translation MSNREKFRGVYTVVPTPLRGDERIDHAGLAHLINYYIESGCNGLLVLGSGGEFPYFNFEERVAIVKTAAKAARKRVPVLAGAGFCGLAETLAFVDAAAVPGMDGFLVILPTYHPIGIDEAVSFYTRVVSASKKPVLYYHYPQMTELFFPAAALARILLLEGIAGAKESSLNLGEIRAHLEIVKVKDFALFSGNSFSLVKTLAMGGNGVICQIPSFAPLLVTGCYEAATAGDRARADTLQRKIMDLLPFLNTFGLAPSVQKRAYSLISRMPFSLKSKNRSRHAVIKETLRQMGHPVTARVRSPLPQIGGGDREIISEFISRLKPL, via the coding sequence ATGTCAAACAGGGAAAAGTTCCGCGGCGTGTATACGGTCGTACCCACGCCGCTGCGCGGGGACGAACGCATCGACCATGCGGGTCTCGCACACCTGATTAATTATTACATTGAATCCGGGTGCAATGGGCTCCTTGTGCTGGGGAGCGGCGGTGAGTTTCCCTATTTCAACTTCGAAGAGCGGGTCGCCATCGTAAAAACCGCCGCGAAGGCGGCGCGGAAACGCGTCCCCGTGCTCGCGGGGGCCGGCTTTTGCGGGCTTGCCGAGACCCTCGCGTTCGTGGACGCGGCAGCCGTTCCCGGCATGGACGGTTTTCTCGTGATACTCCCCACCTATCATCCCATCGGTATCGATGAGGCCGTCTCGTTTTACACGCGGGTTGTATCGGCATCCAAAAAACCGGTCCTCTACTATCATTACCCTCAGATGACGGAACTTTTTTTCCCCGCGGCCGCGCTCGCGCGCATCCTCCTGCTCGAAGGCATCGCGGGCGCGAAGGAAAGCTCGCTCAACCTGGGCGAAATCCGCGCACACCTGGAGATCGTGAAGGTAAAGGATTTCGCGCTCTTCTCGGGGAACAGCTTTTCCCTGGTTAAGACGCTCGCGATGGGGGGTAACGGTGTCATATGCCAGATCCCGTCGTTCGCCCCGCTTCTCGTCACGGGATGTTACGAAGCGGCAACGGCGGGAGACCGCGCGCGCGCCGATACGCTCCAGCGGAAGATAATGGACCTCCTGCCCTTCCTCAATACCTTTGGACTCGCGCCCTCTGTCCAGAAGCGCGCGTATTCCCTCATTTCCCGCATGCCCTTTTCGCTGAAGAGCAAGAACCGCTCGCGCCACGCGGTGATCAAGGAAACCCTGCGCCAGATGGGACACCCGGTAACCGCCCGGGTGCGAAGCCCCCTTCCGCAGATAGGCGGCGGCGACCGGGAGATAATATCCGAATTTATATCCAGGCTAAAGCCGTTGTAG